A window of Chitinophaga sp. MM2321 contains these coding sequences:
- the bioD gene encoding dethiobiotin synthase, with the protein MNNKIFITGIGTGVGKTIVSACVTEALQADYWKPVQTGLAEGTDTDTVRRLLSNTVTVCHQEAYCLHEPASPHLAARLEKITIDTDFIVQEANRLRPAGRALVMEGAGGLMVPLNEEIFTLDLIGQLQAGVIIVAQNYLGSINHAMLTAKVLKHTGVSVIGWIFGGDEHSNEDDVVRWSGFPKIGRIPQAVQVDKEFIRQQASVLAAPLNALLHDH; encoded by the coding sequence ATGAACAACAAAATATTTATAACCGGTATTGGTACCGGTGTTGGTAAAACCATTGTATCGGCCTGCGTCACGGAAGCGTTGCAGGCAGATTACTGGAAGCCAGTGCAAACCGGGTTGGCAGAAGGAACAGATACCGATACGGTCCGGCGCCTTTTATCCAATACGGTTACTGTTTGTCATCAGGAAGCCTATTGCTTACACGAGCCCGCGTCTCCGCACCTGGCGGCGCGACTGGAAAAAATTACGATCGATACCGATTTTATAGTGCAGGAGGCCAACCGGCTACGGCCTGCGGGCCGCGCCCTGGTGATGGAAGGCGCCGGTGGGTTGATGGTGCCACTGAATGAAGAAATTTTTACGCTGGATCTCATCGGGCAATTACAGGCAGGGGTGATCATTGTGGCGCAGAACTACCTGGGTAGTATTAATCATGCCATGCTTACAGCAAAGGTGCTGAAACATACAGGCGTTTCCGTTATAGGCTGGATTTTTGGGGGAGATGAACATAGCAATGAAGATGATGTGGTGAGATGGAGCGGATTTCCGAAGATAGGCCGGATACCGCAGGCAGTGCAGGTGGATAAAGAGTTTATACGTCAACAGGCATCGGTACTGGCCGCGCCGCTCAACGCTTTACTGCATGACCACTAA
- a CDS encoding Smr/MutS family protein → MKYQIGDRILLLSSKEEGTVVDFVNDNMVMIEVKGTSFPVYLDQIDFPYFHRFTQQKLVKEEPRLIPGDEIKVDRRKYEVFKTDKGMFLSVLPVYQMDGYDETVKLMKFNLFNDTPHAMRFYFQIWLNNQLDLEIKNEIQPYNHFYLADLIFESLNDNPRFEFTFFLKEPQAKLATSVKKTWKIKPRQMFVQLEQLRAKEEATITYPLFDKFPDKEPEPPAPAEPAKKKAASAITSLGSGNFASLLSKIQLQPETSLEPKQEVDLHIEALEKNWKGLSNIAILAIQLNAFQRYLELAISHHQHNLIVIHGVGKGKLRDEIHQVLKQTPEVATYVNQYHGRYGYGATEITFK, encoded by the coding sequence ATGAAATATCAAATAGGCGACAGGATACTACTGTTGAGTTCGAAAGAAGAGGGTACCGTAGTAGACTTTGTGAATGATAATATGGTGATGATAGAAGTGAAAGGCACTTCCTTTCCGGTGTATCTTGACCAGATAGATTTCCCATATTTCCACCGGTTTACCCAACAAAAGCTGGTGAAAGAAGAGCCCCGCCTGATCCCCGGAGATGAAATCAAAGTAGACAGACGTAAATACGAAGTATTTAAGACGGATAAAGGCATGTTCCTTTCCGTACTACCAGTTTACCAGATGGATGGCTACGATGAAACGGTGAAGCTGATGAAGTTTAACCTGTTTAACGACACGCCGCATGCCATGCGCTTCTATTTTCAGATCTGGTTGAACAACCAGCTGGACCTGGAAATAAAGAATGAAATTCAGCCTTATAATCACTTTTACCTGGCAGACCTGATTTTTGAATCCCTGAACGATAACCCGAGATTTGAGTTTACTTTTTTCCTGAAAGAGCCGCAAGCCAAACTGGCTACGTCTGTAAAGAAAACGTGGAAAATTAAGCCCCGGCAGATGTTTGTACAGCTGGAGCAGTTGCGCGCCAAGGAAGAAGCCACCATTACTTACCCGCTTTTCGACAAATTTCCCGATAAAGAACCGGAACCGCCTGCACCGGCAGAACCGGCCAAGAAGAAGGCTGCATCAGCCATTACTTCGCTGGGATCGGGCAATTTTGCGAGCCTTTTGAGCAAAATACAACTGCAACCGGAAACTTCACTGGAACCCAAACAGGAAGTGGACCTGCATATTGAAGCACTGGAAAAGAACTGGAAAGGGCTGAGCAACATCGCCATCCTGGCTATCCAGCTCAATGCATTCCAGCGTTACCTCGAACTGGCCATCTCACATCATCAGCATAACCTGATTGTTATCCATGGGGTAGGTAAAGGCAAACTGCGTGATGAAATTCATCAGGTCCTCAAACAAACCCCCGAAGTAGCCACCTACGTAAACCAATACCACGGCAGGTATGGGTATGGGGCAACGGAAATAACATTTAAATGA
- a CDS encoding pyridoxal-phosphate dependent enzyme produces MKIANNILETIGNTPMIKLNRVTASLPCTVLAKVEFFNPGNSIKDRMAIKMVEVAEKNGLLKPGGTIIEGTSGNTGMGLALAAVIKGYKCIFTTTDKQSKEKVDILKAVGAEVIVCPTNVEPEDPRSYYSVSKRLSTEIPNSFYVNQYDNLANRDAHYEQTGPEIWEQTDGKITHLVVATGTGGTISGTGKYLKEKNPAIKVWAIDSYGSLLKKYFETGELDMNEVYPYITEGIGEDFVPQNYDMDVIDAFVKVTDKDGAVMARRITKEEGIFVGYSAGSAVSGLIQLKDQLKPNDLVVVIFHDHGSRYVGKVYNDQWMMERGFLDVKTVKDVVSARRKLPLVTVGADEKVSEAIAKMKKYDIEHIPVQEGNDIIGAISENGLFNKLIDDANLKDALVRQVMHAPFPQVSQDTPIEKLSAYINRENGAVITKDDSGDHHIVTKYDIIQALGR; encoded by the coding sequence ATGAAAATTGCTAATAACATACTCGAAACGATTGGAAATACACCGATGATAAAGTTAAACCGTGTAACGGCTTCCCTGCCATGCACCGTATTAGCCAAGGTAGAATTTTTTAACCCCGGCAACTCTATCAAAGACAGGATGGCTATTAAAATGGTGGAAGTAGCAGAAAAAAATGGCCTGCTGAAACCCGGCGGTACCATCATAGAAGGCACTTCCGGCAACACTGGTATGGGACTGGCACTGGCAGCCGTGATCAAAGGATACAAATGTATTTTCACTACCACCGACAAACAATCCAAAGAAAAAGTAGATATTTTAAAAGCAGTAGGCGCAGAAGTGATCGTATGCCCTACCAACGTGGAGCCCGAAGATCCCCGCTCCTATTACTCTGTATCTAAAAGGCTGTCTACCGAAATACCGAATTCATTTTATGTAAATCAATACGACAACCTCGCCAACCGCGACGCACACTATGAACAAACCGGCCCTGAAATATGGGAGCAGACAGACGGAAAGATTACGCATCTCGTAGTGGCCACCGGCACCGGCGGCACTATCAGCGGCACCGGCAAATACCTGAAAGAAAAAAATCCCGCTATAAAAGTATGGGCAATAGATAGCTATGGCTCCCTGCTGAAAAAATATTTCGAAACCGGCGAACTGGATATGAATGAGGTGTATCCTTACATAACAGAAGGCATCGGGGAAGATTTTGTACCACAGAACTACGATATGGACGTCATAGACGCCTTCGTAAAAGTAACTGATAAAGACGGTGCAGTAATGGCCCGCCGGATCACCAAAGAAGAAGGCATCTTTGTAGGATACTCCGCCGGATCAGCCGTATCAGGACTTATACAGCTGAAAGACCAGCTCAAACCCAATGACCTGGTAGTGGTGATTTTTCACGATCACGGCAGCCGGTATGTAGGAAAAGTATACAACGACCAATGGATGATGGAACGCGGATTCCTGGATGTAAAAACTGTTAAGGATGTAGTGAGCGCCCGCCGCAAGCTGCCACTGGTAACAGTAGGTGCCGATGAAAAAGTGAGCGAAGCCATCGCAAAAATGAAGAAATATGATATTGAACATATTCCTGTTCAGGAAGGCAACGACATCATAGGCGCCATTTCTGAAAACGGTTTATTCAACAAACTCATAGATGATGCAAACCTGAAAGATGCGCTTGTACGCCAGGTGATGCATGCGCCGTTTCCACAGGTAAGCCAGGATACGCCGATAGAAAAATTATCAGCCTATATCAACAGGGAAAATGGTGCGGTCATCACAAAAGATGATAGCGGCGATCACCACATCGTGACGAAGTATGATATTATACAGGCATTGGGAAGATAA
- a CDS encoding DUF4870 domain-containing protein: MTQKEERTWAAFVHLGGILGMIVLPTAGNIIAVLILWIIKRNESKFVDSQGKEAINFQITISIVSVIVNIINNISMGLWSMANFWRHTRGEIFSFTWGWHDLHGVLWLINIIFCIMAAMKANDGIAYRYPVSLRLVK, from the coding sequence ATGACTCAGAAAGAAGAACGTACCTGGGCTGCCTTTGTACACCTGGGGGGTATTTTAGGTATGATTGTATTGCCCACAGCAGGCAATATCATTGCGGTACTCATCCTGTGGATTATTAAACGTAACGAATCAAAGTTTGTAGATAGTCAGGGTAAGGAAGCGATCAATTTTCAGATCACAATCAGCATCGTTTCCGTGATCGTGAACATCATTAACAATATCAGTATGGGATTGTGGTCGATGGCTAATTTCTGGAGACATACAAGGGGAGAGATCTTCTCTTTTACCTGGGGCTGGCATGATCTCCACGGGGTACTGTGGCTGATAAATATAATCTTCTGTATTATGGCCGCCATGAAAGCAAATGATGGTATTGCTTACAGATACCCGGTTAGTTTGCGGCTCGTAAAATGA
- a CDS encoding 5-formyltetrahydrofolate cyclo-ligase — protein MTTKKEIRKHFLTLRLNMDVDTAMSLNEQLVANCRQLDYTGIRQAHIFLPISEKKEVDTWPLVNWLRIQAPALQWVLSKADLNTGEMYHYAWHTNTILVKNKFGIPEPVSGEPIQPEDIDLVFVPLLAFDREGQRVGYGKGMYDRFLQQCRPDVHTVGLSLFNPVEKITDTDPWDVPLQTVVTPEHIYHFK, from the coding sequence ATGACCACTAAAAAAGAGATACGCAAACATTTCCTGACATTACGGCTCAACATGGACGTTGATACGGCTATGAGCCTGAATGAGCAGCTGGTGGCCAATTGCCGGCAACTGGATTATACCGGCATCCGGCAGGCACACATCTTCCTACCTATCTCTGAAAAAAAAGAAGTGGATACCTGGCCACTGGTAAACTGGTTGCGGATACAGGCGCCGGCACTCCAATGGGTGCTTTCAAAAGCTGATCTCAACACCGGCGAGATGTACCACTACGCCTGGCATACCAACACCATCCTGGTAAAAAATAAGTTCGGTATTCCTGAACCCGTGAGCGGGGAACCAATACAGCCGGAAGATATAGACCTTGTATTTGTACCTTTGCTGGCCTTTGACCGGGAAGGGCAACGGGTAGGCTATGGCAAAGGAATGTATGACCGCTTCCTGCAACAATGCCGCCCGGATGTACACACTGTCGGACTTTCCCTGTTTAACCCGGTGGAAAAGATTACCGATACTGATCCCTGGGATGTACCGTTGCAAACGGTAGTCACTCCGGAACATATTTATCATTTTAAATAA
- the rnr gene encoding ribonuclease R produces the protein MSKKKKDKRNTGEKSSGSSQKKTFRGVVELTRSGMAFIIVPGLTKDIMVKQKNLHTALDKDEVLVDVIKQAHNQGRMEGIITDILKRNKTEFTGTLQINKGFGFLITEKGMFMPDIYIPANSLKDGKTGDKAVVKIVAWGEKSRKPVGEVIEVLDASDTNDLAMKEILIEAGFPLSFPNEVIAELAFLKEDITETEIRKRKDCRSLLTLTIDPVDAKDFDDAISIRQLKNGLYEIGVHIADVSHYVVPGTELDKEADKRATSVYLPDRVLPMLPEKISNELCSLRPHEDKLTFSAIFQMNEKGEVKQHWIGRTVIHSKHRFSYEEVQEIIEKKEGPYEADILLLNKIAQTLRKDRFAHGAINFSSQEVRFKLDEKGKPIGIVIKESKEAHQLIEEFMLLANKTIAAYVSKLRVNKQPVPFPYRVHDTPDTEKLTVFTSFAGKFGYKFDMTSPETIARSFNKMLQMVKGKPEQHVLETLGIRTMAKAVYTVENVGHYGLGFEDYCHFTSPIRRYPDILVHRVLAECLAGDIHPDKQMEKKCKHDSEMERKAMEAERAANKYKQVEYMQQFIGETFDGVISGVAHFGFWVETVDTKCEGLVSIHNLNKKEEFTFNEAEYALVGHASGRKFRIGEKVSIRVVAANLVKRQLDYDLEDEFSSQEGDRRAAQPKRRDDRRDDRRDDRKKKKQKHGDYQQKPWERDKKPATPRPHVVILPPEPAPEPVVDQVAAETHMVDITPPPAQKTKTRKTVVEKAVAAPKETEAPAKKAAAKEEAPAKKKVVAKEEAPVKVPAKKKVVVKEEAPVKAPARKAAAKEVAPVKAPAKKVAAKEKAPAKAPAKKAAAKEVAPVKAPAKKAAAKQETSAKKAAPKKKAAAAKPTTTAKKKTKKKE, from the coding sequence ATGAGTAAAAAGAAAAAAGATAAAAGAAATACCGGCGAGAAGAGCAGCGGCAGCAGCCAGAAGAAAACCTTCCGGGGTGTGGTGGAGTTGACAAGGTCCGGAATGGCCTTTATCATTGTGCCCGGTCTTACAAAAGACATCATGGTAAAGCAGAAGAACCTGCATACCGCGCTGGATAAAGATGAAGTACTGGTAGATGTGATTAAGCAGGCCCACAACCAGGGCCGTATGGAAGGTATTATAACGGATATCCTTAAACGAAATAAAACAGAATTTACCGGCACCCTGCAGATTAACAAGGGCTTCGGTTTCCTCATCACGGAAAAAGGCATGTTCATGCCCGATATTTATATTCCGGCCAACTCCCTGAAAGATGGGAAAACCGGCGATAAAGCCGTGGTGAAAATAGTAGCCTGGGGCGAGAAGTCGCGCAAACCGGTGGGAGAAGTAATAGAAGTGCTGGACGCCAGCGATACCAACGACCTCGCTATGAAGGAAATCCTCATCGAAGCAGGATTCCCCCTCAGTTTCCCCAATGAAGTGATAGCTGAACTGGCCTTCCTGAAAGAGGACATAACGGAGACGGAGATACGTAAACGTAAAGATTGCCGCAGCCTCCTCACACTCACCATCGATCCGGTGGATGCCAAAGATTTTGATGATGCCATCTCTATTCGTCAGCTGAAAAACGGGCTGTACGAAATAGGGGTACACATCGCGGATGTGAGCCACTATGTGGTGCCTGGCACGGAACTGGATAAGGAAGCCGACAAAAGAGCGACCTCCGTTTACCTGCCGGATCGTGTATTGCCCATGCTGCCGGAAAAGATCTCGAATGAACTCTGCTCACTCCGCCCGCATGAAGATAAACTTACCTTTTCCGCGATTTTCCAGATGAATGAAAAGGGAGAAGTAAAACAACACTGGATTGGTCGCACCGTGATCCATTCCAAGCATCGGTTTTCCTATGAAGAAGTACAGGAGATCATCGAGAAAAAAGAAGGCCCTTACGAAGCAGATATTTTATTGCTGAACAAAATAGCGCAGACCCTGCGCAAAGACCGCTTTGCACATGGCGCTATCAATTTTTCATCACAGGAAGTACGCTTCAAACTGGATGAAAAAGGCAAGCCCATTGGCATTGTGATCAAAGAAAGCAAAGAAGCGCATCAGCTGATCGAAGAGTTTATGTTGCTGGCCAATAAGACAATCGCAGCGTACGTTTCCAAGCTTCGTGTCAACAAACAACCTGTACCTTTTCCATACAGGGTGCATGACACACCGGACACCGAAAAACTGACTGTGTTTACCTCTTTCGCCGGCAAGTTTGGATACAAATTCGATATGACGTCACCGGAAACCATTGCACGCTCTTTCAATAAAATGTTGCAAATGGTGAAAGGCAAACCGGAACAGCATGTGCTGGAAACGCTGGGTATCCGTACCATGGCGAAAGCGGTTTATACCGTGGAGAACGTAGGGCACTACGGACTCGGGTTTGAAGACTATTGCCATTTTACATCGCCTATCCGCCGTTACCCCGATATACTGGTACACCGTGTGCTGGCCGAATGCCTGGCAGGTGATATCCATCCTGACAAACAGATGGAGAAAAAATGCAAGCACGATTCAGAAATGGAACGGAAGGCCATGGAGGCGGAAAGAGCAGCCAACAAATACAAACAGGTGGAATACATGCAGCAATTCATTGGTGAAACCTTCGATGGGGTGATCAGTGGCGTAGCGCATTTTGGCTTCTGGGTAGAAACCGTAGATACCAAATGTGAAGGGCTTGTGAGTATTCATAACCTGAATAAAAAAGAAGAGTTTACTTTCAATGAGGCGGAATACGCCCTGGTAGGGCATGCCAGCGGAAGAAAATTCCGTATAGGCGAAAAGGTGAGTATCCGTGTGGTAGCCGCCAACCTCGTTAAACGGCAGCTGGATTATGACCTGGAAGATGAATTTTCCAGCCAGGAAGGCGACAGGAGAGCAGCCCAGCCCAAACGCCGGGATGACAGAAGAGATGACCGCCGGGACGACAGGAAGAAGAAAAAACAAAAGCATGGTGACTATCAGCAGAAACCATGGGAACGCGATAAAAAGCCAGCTACGCCAAGGCCGCATGTGGTTATATTACCACCTGAGCCGGCTCCTGAACCGGTAGTAGACCAGGTGGCAGCAGAAACCCATATGGTGGATATCACACCTCCACCTGCACAGAAAACCAAGACCAGGAAAACTGTGGTGGAAAAAGCAGTAGCGGCGCCAAAAGAAACCGAGGCACCAGCTAAGAAAGCAGCGGCTAAAGAGGAAGCACCTGCTAAGAAAAAAGTAGTGGCTAAAGAAGAGGCGCCTGTAAAAGTACCTGCTAAGAAAAAAGTAGTGGTTAAAGAAGAAGCACCTGTAAAAGCACCTGCCAGGAAAGCAGCAGCTAAAGAGGTAGCACCTGTAAAAGCACCTGCCAAGAAAGTAGCGGCTAAAGAAAAAGCACCTGCAAAGGCACCGGCCAAGAAAGCGGCCGCCAAAGAGGTAGCACCTGTAAAAGCGCCTGCGAAGAAAGCAGCAGCTAAACAGGAAACGTCTGCAAAAAAAGCAGCGCCAAAAAAGAAAGCGGCAGCAGCTAAACCAACTACCACCGCAAAAAAGAAGACGAAGAAAAAAGAATAA
- the lpxK gene encoding tetraacyldisaccharide 4'-kinase encodes MLKYLNLLLYPFSLLYGLIMWVRNRFYDKGVLTAVEFDIPTIAAGNLSVGGTGKTPHVEYLIRLLKDHYKVATLSRGYNRRTKGYILADENSTAADIGDEPMQFHDKFPDIKVCVGEERMLAIPQLLGDEPDTEVVLLDDAFQHRSIKPGMNILITDYKRLFTRDHVVPFGRLREGRKGYERANCIIVSKCPPDMSVAAKQALEKEINPLPHQQLFFTTLQYGALYDMITQQPVIAPASATVLLACGIARPEPLLEALKNSFEQVFLLSFPDHYYYSEKDIAKIKKELSDLPGTDKIVITTEKDAVRLHLLKKTLAEQNLQLAVMPVEISFLFGEADSFNNFIFDYVAKHQPIQGQ; translated from the coding sequence GTGCTGAAATACCTGAACTTACTCTTATATCCCTTTTCCCTCCTGTACGGCCTTATCATGTGGGTACGCAACAGGTTTTATGATAAAGGCGTGCTGACAGCAGTAGAATTTGACATCCCTACTATCGCCGCCGGCAACCTGTCTGTAGGCGGTACCGGCAAAACCCCGCATGTGGAATACCTGATCCGCCTGCTGAAAGATCATTACAAGGTTGCTACCCTCAGCCGGGGGTATAACCGTAGAACCAAAGGCTATATCCTGGCCGATGAAAACAGTACCGCAGCAGATATCGGTGATGAGCCGATGCAGTTTCACGACAAATTTCCCGACATTAAGGTTTGTGTGGGTGAAGAACGTATGCTGGCCATTCCCCAGTTGCTGGGTGACGAGCCGGATACCGAAGTGGTGCTGTTGGACGATGCCTTTCAGCACCGTTCCATTAAGCCGGGTATGAACATCCTGATCACTGATTACAAGCGCCTTTTTACCCGCGATCATGTGGTGCCGTTTGGCCGTCTCCGTGAGGGCAGGAAAGGGTATGAGCGGGCCAATTGTATCATCGTATCCAAATGCCCGCCTGATATGAGTGTGGCCGCAAAACAGGCGCTTGAAAAAGAAATTAACCCTTTGCCTCATCAGCAGCTCTTTTTCACTACCTTGCAATACGGTGCATTGTATGACATGATTACCCAACAGCCTGTAATAGCACCAGCGTCAGCCACTGTTTTGCTGGCCTGTGGTATTGCCCGGCCGGAACCATTGCTGGAAGCATTGAAGAATAGTTTTGAACAGGTCTTCCTGCTCTCTTTCCCCGATCATTATTACTATTCGGAAAAGGACATAGCAAAGATTAAAAAGGAACTGAGCGATTTGCCTGGAACGGATAAAATTGTCATTACTACCGAGAAAGATGCCGTCAGATTGCATCTCCTTAAAAAAACACTGGCAGAACAAAACCTGCAATTGGCTGTTATGCCTGTGGAAATTTCCTTTCTCTTCGGAGAAGCAGATTCATTTAATAACTTTATTTTTGACTACGTGGCAAAACACCAGCCCATACAGGGTCAATAA
- a CDS encoding polyprenyl synthetase family protein: MHSFKELIAQFSQQFDQQHFPEQPGRLYNAASHILDIGGKRIRPVLCLMGNELFDTLHPDAFQVGNAVELFHNFTLIHDDIMDKAPLRRGKPTVHMVYGDSAAILAGDVMLINVYERLNKIQGRYKQKVISVFNKAAIEVCEGQQLDMDFEGMQPEEVLYNDYVHMIGLKTSVLLAASLQLGAIIGGGSEGNQEHIYAFGKNIGIAFQIQDDYLDAFGDPEKFGKQQGGDILVNKKTFLLLKALELCNPAQHAALKQLMETSPADKVEKVLELFRSCKVDEWAEKEKERFQQKAFEHLDNIAVLSARKKSLMELADYLLNRQQ, encoded by the coding sequence ATGCATTCATTTAAAGAATTAATAGCACAGTTTAGCCAACAATTTGATCAACAACATTTTCCGGAACAGCCTGGCCGTTTGTATAATGCAGCATCCCATATTCTGGATATTGGTGGTAAGCGTATACGTCCGGTATTATGCCTGATGGGAAATGAATTGTTTGACACGCTGCATCCGGATGCGTTCCAGGTGGGCAATGCTGTGGAGCTTTTCCACAACTTCACTCTTATTCATGATGATATCATGGACAAGGCTCCACTTCGCCGCGGCAAGCCCACCGTTCACATGGTATATGGTGACTCCGCGGCTATCCTGGCCGGGGATGTGATGTTGATCAATGTGTATGAGCGGCTCAATAAGATACAGGGACGCTACAAACAAAAAGTGATTTCCGTTTTTAATAAAGCGGCCATTGAAGTATGCGAAGGACAGCAGCTGGATATGGATTTCGAAGGCATGCAGCCGGAAGAAGTGCTGTACAATGACTACGTGCATATGATTGGGCTGAAAACCTCCGTACTGTTGGCAGCGAGCCTGCAGTTGGGCGCCATTATCGGCGGCGGCAGTGAAGGCAACCAGGAACATATTTATGCGTTTGGAAAGAATATCGGTATTGCCTTCCAGATCCAGGATGACTACCTGGATGCTTTTGGCGACCCGGAGAAATTTGGTAAGCAACAGGGCGGGGATATCCTGGTAAACAAGAAAACCTTCCTGCTCCTGAAAGCCCTTGAACTGTGTAATCCGGCGCAACACGCAGCATTGAAACAGCTCATGGAAACTTCTCCCGCTGATAAAGTAGAAAAAGTACTGGAACTGTTCCGCAGCTGTAAAGTGGATGAATGGGCAGAGAAAGAGAAGGAACGGTTTCAACAGAAGGCTTTTGAGCACCTGGATAATATCGCTGTATTATCAGCCCGTAAGAAATCACTGATGGAACTGGCTGATTACTTGTTAAACCGTCAGCAATAG
- a CDS encoding DoxX family protein: protein MNMLQRVESWGDAHHPKWLSGVRILLGVFLMWVGVQFVMDRNSLITEINKNPALATLSIFIGHYIVFAHIVGGFFIALGLLTRFSAAVNIPVLAGAVFFVHSPTGLFTAYPFMGLSILVLFLLIFFVIEGSGRISVDEYMRRHPEKTRSRKYVDF, encoded by the coding sequence ATGAACATGCTACAACGGGTTGAAAGCTGGGGTGATGCGCATCATCCCAAATGGCTGAGTGGTGTACGCATTCTGCTGGGAGTATTTCTGATGTGGGTTGGGGTCCAGTTTGTAATGGACAGGAATTCACTTATCACCGAGATTAATAAAAATCCGGCACTTGCTACCCTGTCAATTTTTATCGGGCATTACATTGTATTTGCACACATCGTAGGAGGGTTCTTTATTGCGCTGGGGTTGTTGACGAGATTTTCCGCCGCAGTGAACATTCCTGTTCTGGCGGGAGCTGTATTTTTTGTGCATTCCCCCACAGGGTTGTTTACAGCCTATCCATTTATGGGCTTGTCTATCCTCGTACTCTTTTTGCTGATCTTTTTTGTAATAGAAGGAAGCGGCCGCATCTCCGTTGATGAGTATATGCGCAGGCACCCCGAAAAAACACGCAGCAGGAAATATGTAGACTTTTAG
- a CDS encoding amino acid permease: MKDAQDGLTDGHDAGGMNKVLKVKDLTAMGIAAVIGAGIFSTIGEASFHGGPGVSLLFLITAVTCGFSALCYAEFASRVPVSGSAYTYSYVTFGELAAWVIGWALILEYAIGNIAVAISWSGYFNNLLRGIGLSLPSWLASNYDSATPDIIAAAPHIGSLPVILNLPAFIVVVLVTYLAYVGIRESKRSANFMVALKIVVILFVIAVGFFYVNPENWHPFMPNGFSGVLKGVSAVFFAYIGFDAISTTAEECANPQRDLPKGMIYSLIICTVLYILISFVLTGMVPFSKLKVDDPLAFVFDQVHLPWISYLISVSAVVATTSVLLVFQIGQPRIWMSMSRDGLLPKRFSKIHPRFKTPSYATIVTGFLVGIPALFLNLTIVTDLTSIGTLFAFILVCGGVLLLPKEEKTTEKRFHLPYINGQFIIPPLVVGLFILFNHEIMQKLSFDGGWEVWKHNIPFFLFAVVTIIISFFSATRKLSLIPVLGLLSCFYLMTEIALKNWIVFSIWLVIGLSIYFLYSYSNSKLRPRLKD; the protein is encoded by the coding sequence TTGAAAGATGCCCAAGATGGGTTGACAGACGGGCATGATGCCGGTGGCATGAACAAGGTACTTAAAGTGAAGGACCTTACAGCAATGGGTATTGCAGCGGTTATAGGCGCCGGCATTTTTTCCACTATCGGAGAGGCTTCCTTTCATGGAGGACCAGGGGTATCATTGCTTTTCCTTATTACAGCAGTGACCTGTGGCTTTTCCGCCCTGTGTTATGCAGAATTTGCTTCCCGTGTACCGGTATCCGGTAGCGCCTATACGTATTCCTATGTTACATTCGGAGAACTGGCAGCCTGGGTAATTGGCTGGGCGCTGATCCTGGAGTATGCTATCGGGAATATTGCGGTGGCGATCTCCTGGAGCGGGTATTTTAATAACCTGCTGAGAGGGATAGGGCTTTCTTTACCATCCTGGCTGGCCAGCAATTATGACAGTGCTACACCTGATATTATCGCAGCTGCACCGCATATCGGCAGTCTGCCTGTTATTCTGAACCTGCCTGCTTTTATCGTAGTGGTATTGGTTACTTACCTGGCCTATGTAGGCATCCGGGAGAGTAAGCGTAGTGCAAACTTCATGGTCGCGCTGAAAATAGTGGTGATCCTTTTTGTGATTGCTGTTGGCTTCTTTTATGTTAACCCGGAGAACTGGCATCCTTTCATGCCTAATGGTTTTTCGGGCGTACTGAAAGGGGTGTCTGCGGTGTTCTTTGCCTACATTGGTTTTGATGCTATCAGTACTACGGCCGAAGAATGCGCCAATCCGCAACGTGATCTGCCCAAAGGCATGATCTATTCACTGATTATCTGTACGGTCCTGTATATCCTCATTTCTTTTGTACTCACGGGTATGGTACCGTTTTCCAAATTGAAGGTAGATGATCCCCTGGCATTTGTATTTGACCAGGTACATCTTCCCTGGATCAGCTACCTGATCTCTGTGAGTGCGGTAGTAGCCACTACCAGTGTATTGCTGGTATTCCAGATCGGGCAGCCCCGTATCTGGATGAGCATGAGCCGCGATGGGCTGTTGCCAAAACGCTTCAGTAAAATACATCCCCGGTTTAAAACACCTTCTTATGCTACTATTGTTACCGGCTTTTTGGTAGGCATTCCTGCCTTATTCCTGAACCTGACCATTGTAACGGATCTTACCAGCATAGGGACGCTGTTTGCGTTTATCCTTGTATGTGGCGGCGTACTGCTGTTGCCCAAAGAGGAAAAAACAACAGAGAAACGTTTCCATCTGCCTTATATCAACGGACAGTTTATCATACCTCCTCTGGTAGTGGGACTGTTTATCTTATTCAATCATGAAATCATGCAGAAGCTTTCCTTTGATGGAGGCTGGGAAGTATGGAAACATAATATTCCTTTCTTCCTCTTTGCCGTAGTGACAATCATTATCTCCTTCTTTTCAGCGACACGTAAACTCTCGCTCATACCTGTTCTGGGGCTCCTCAGCTGCTTCTACCTGATGACGGAAATAGCCCTGAAGAACTGGATCGTTTTTTCCATCTGGCTTGTAATAGGGCTGTCTATTTATTTCCTGTACAGTTATAGTAACAGCAAACTAAGACCAAGATTGAAAGATTAA